A region of the Culex quinquefasciatus strain JHB chromosome 1, VPISU_Cqui_1.0_pri_paternal, whole genome shotgun sequence genome:
ctgtggacgtgagcgagaaggaagaatttgaacgacgggaaaagttgccacccatttttgtgaaaacatcgtcatcggattcggtgcgaaagtggctgaccgggtttatcaaatctgatgctttacgagcttccattcgcttgtgtgctgatggactcaaaattctgctacctaccagaaaggattacaactacgttcgggatttcctgaacaacacaaagattgaatactaaagccatgacgatccaggtaaacgcctcatgaaacaggtcctccgaggcctgtatgacatggatgtgagtgtgctgaaagaagagctaaaaactcttaagttgaacgtgatcgaagtcttcaagatgacgagacacaacaaggacatcaagtatcgtgatcaactgtacctggttcatctcgagaaagatcgacaacgccgtctgagctgaaagcagttcgggcaattttcaacatcatcgtgacttgggaacgttatcgtccagtgcaccgtgacgtgacgcaatgttcgaactgtttgcagtttgggcacggtggaaggaactgtttcatcaagagtcgttgtgcaacctgcggaggtgagcacaaaactcaagcttgcgaaacaatcaacgagaacattggAGCCAAATGCtgcaattgcggcggcgaccattcgaccaagaatcgaagctgcccaaaacgtgctgagtttgtgaaaattcggtagcaagcgacgacgaggcaccaaccaaatcgtcgcaaaacactaccaactttcacggacgtggattttgctgctttggcgtcacctggagcgggatctgttcgagtggttccaaatctgcagccattgccgttgaatcagcggcaaaaagttgctgaGAATataacacctcctggcttcagtcagcaaccgagggaaaaccaaccaacatcaacgggtgaaggcagcagtgacctgttttcaccacaagaacttctgaacattttcatcgagatgacaacaacactgcgtcgttgcaaaactcgtgcggaacaagtaagaacgcttggaggatttatcttaaaatacagttcgtagtttactcgttctaatgattttgaatatttcaatgaatttgcttttttagttttaagttaggattagttgttaaagtgattttttttcttttttacccaaatgtattcgattcaatgcaaaaatgtaaaacaatttgaagtaaataaatgaatgtgaacagttaataagaaaacgaaaaatataacaaagatgaagagcatttagccataccacttagaatgttaatgaaatgtaattattataataaagttcaataaagacatatttaatttcaaatttcaacacaccaaatcgtacaactttgctgaacatagtgttgatttttgatgaatacaaaatcagtgtcttgcgaaccttcgtggtgaacggacactagagctgcggtattttttactacctaagctcagagttatttcaaaacaaaattcacagtctttttaaagactacctgagttattttccaaaattctaaacagtcttttcaagactaaccccgcctgaaattttgttgtattttacaaacgaagccatctttttaagagaactttgcttgcaaaatgcgtcaaaacaaaggtaaacgcaaatcttctgaagatttggtcgttacgtcggtgaagcgtttgaacgctaaaccggctaacggaaacagaaaaagaaaacagcctcttctgaggtctgattctgattctgaatgtgaggtcaatcctccaattccattgacaaacagtttcggtgttttatccgaaactgatgacaagaaccttctcctcgtactgagccttctgccgtcgagaaacgagtaaaggctccgccaattgttgtgacttccgtctccgatttggccagctttcgaacgcaactgaagaattgcaaggaaacttgcaatttgaaggtttcgttccagcttggtcgaagaggagaatgtcgcttgttgacggaatctttacaagatcaccaaacttttgttggttatttgaaaaaccacaaacacaatttctacacgtatgagaccaagaatgctcggccattcaaggcggtcttgaaaggtctctccaacgacttgtcggtggatgagatcaaaaacgaacttaaggtgttgcttggctttgccccatcccaagtaataccaatgaagaaaaaatcaaacgggaatatttctcgctttggtttgacttcacaattttatctgattcatttcaacagaaatgaaatcaacaatttgaaacttttggacaaagttcagtttttgttccatgtacgggtaaagtgggagcattttaagaaacatggcggtaatggccagaatctgacccagtgccggcgttgccaggcattcggtcacggtactgatcattgcgccatggttccaaaatgcatggtttgcggggattcttctcacgacaaggacaattgtcccgtgaaagaagtcacccaatttaaatgtgcaaattgtggtggaaatcacaaatcaaatttctgggattgccccatcagaaaaaggttttggattctcgtgctaagcatcagccgaaatccaaaccgaaattttctcaaagtcaggttgtacctgcatctttaaatcaaacgttcgtgctgtctcactcgaacaatctagaaatacccctaccgtggaaaagttaggtaacaacaatggcatttcttatgctaacgtcgtttcgggttcatccacgaattttaaatcctctaccaatctttctgaaattgggcaggtacctcaaatctcatttgaaaatttttctgctggcaacgctttgggatcttctgatctcggcgatgttacgtttgaaaaatgactttttgcaaaactcactgtttggtttgattcaaacaatgagtaatgctacatccatgatggaagcaatccagattggattaaaatttgcgaatgatgttgttcttaccctgaagtttaatcatggatctaagtaattccatcaatattatgaattttaatgctcgctctttaaaagcgaaagaaaatgaatttttcaacttttacgagttcataacgtgcatgttgctgttataaccgaaacattttaaaaactggcacttatttgaaaagtgatccagattataaagttataactaataaccgaatgaatcgaaatggcggtggagttgcaatagttatccaccgtagtatgacttatagcacgttacgtgactttaagttaaaagttattgaaagtttgggcattgaacttgaaacttcttttgggaaaattatgattgcagctgcatatttgccattccaatgcactgggaaaataaaaattatttcaaaggggatttgaataaacttactcggcatagatctcgatttttgatcatcggtgattttaatgccaaacaccaatcttggaataattcaaaagtaaattccaatggtaaaattctgttcagagattgcacttctggtctttattcggttttatacccgaatgggccaacttgcttttcttctgttagaaatccatcaacaattgatttggtgttgacaaatcaaagtcagtattgtggtcctttagtgactcatgctgattttgattctgatcatcttccagtaactttttcactttctcatgaagcagttaccagacccaatagttctgtgtttaattaccacaaagctaattgggacaggtatcagcatcatattgagaataatttaaatcatgattttgttttagaaaccaaagctgatattgattcagccttggaatctttaactaatgcaattttggatgctaggaatattgctattcctaaagtccaagtcaaatttgattctcccattattgatgacgatcttcagcttctgattcgtctgaaaaatgttcgccgaagacagtatcaacgttctcgtgatcctgcactgaagcgaattcaaaagatttgcaaaaggttattgaccacagattcactctcctgcgaaatgaaaagttcgcaagagatgtcgaacaaattaaaccttattccaaaccttttggaaactttcaaaggttcttaagaaacctcaaaacccatcccttctttaaaagatggtgataatattctattaactaatgggaaaaagctcaaaaacttgctcagcagtttgagagtgctcataatttcaacttgaatgttttgagtcctattgaaaatcaaatttcaatagaatttcagaatattgttgaacaagaattttcatcagatgaagtttttaatacggatctgaatgaaataaaatctattatcaaaaatttaaaaatatgaaagcccctggtgaggatggcatttttacattttaattaaaaattaccagaagcaactttaagttgcttggtcaaaattttcaacaaatgttttgatttggcatattttcccagtagttggaaaaatgccaaagtaattccgattttgaaaccggataaaaatcctgctgaagcctcaagctatcggcccattagtttgctttcatctattagtaaattattcgaaagaataattcttaatagaatgatgacgcacattaatgaaaattcaattttcgctgatgagcagtttggatttcgccttgggcattcaactactcatcagttgttgagagtttcaaatttaattcgaagcaacaaatctgagggctattctactggcgctgctcttctagacatagaaaaagcatttgacagtgtttggcataaaggtttgattgcgaaattgaaaaggtttaattttccgatttatatcgtgaaaattattcaaaattatttgacggatcgtactctgcaggtatgttatcagaatagcaaatctgatcaactacctgtacgtgctggcgtccctcaaggaagcattttgggtccaattttatacaatatttttacttctgacttgcctgatttgccccaggatgtcagaaatcacttttgctgatgacacaagcatctccgccaaaggcagaagccttcgtgtcatcacaagaagattacaaaaagcttggatattttcaattcttatttgaaagaatggaaaattactccaaatgctgcaaaactcaacttattattttccctcacaaaccaagggctgattttcttaaaccaaaagtcatcacattataaagatgaatgaggtaaatttaaagtgggaggatcaagtgaaatatcttggacttggttttgacaaaaccttacttacaaggatcacattgaaagtatccaggttaaatgtaacaaatatattaaatgtttgtatccacttataaacaggaattctagactttgtctcaagaataaactgttaatttataaacaaattttcagacctgccatgctttatgctgtgccgatctggacaagctgttgcttaaccaggaagaaaaacttcagaggattcagaacaaaattctgaaaatgattctgaaacttcctccctggttcagcaccagtgaacttcatcaattagccgaagttgacactttggatgttatgtccaataagataattgatgcatttcgacaaaaatcattgcagtcttcagctgcattgatccgctctttatatagtttataagttagttttaaggtatcccttttcccttttgtacatgtaggacctcctacatttgaaatcactgaatagcgaaagctacaatatttcatgaataaattaaacctcgtataagagcgcctcgcatatgcaactttgcatatacgagtcattccacctgattcggttttgtcgcaagagttgcatatgcgaggtacagggcttatgggaatttggctatatgggagacatgggctatatttttataaaaaatcaactaaactatacaaatttatactgttttggaatcgttatgaagtcagctatacagctacaccaaatttacatggtttacgatgttctaggttaTCCGAAACTttgtcaagttaaggcctatgtgttcaacgccgtacaagtatgaggtaggcgatttgactgtggtttttgaccacagatcatatccggatagcctcagggaggttcagggactagtctaccgatatgtggtgatgttctgggtcttctgtagagtcccgggaggtacgtccgatgggtctaccgccgtaacacggcagaggtcggtagttttagacctcagatcatatccggatagcctcagggaggttcagggactagtctaccggtatgtggtgatgttctgggtcttctgtagagtcccgggagtaacggtcaatgggtctacagccgtaactagtctaccgatattgggtctaccaccgtaacaagatagaggtcggaggtttttgacctcagatcatatccggatagcctcagggaggttctggggctagtctaccgatgtgataggtcttttgtaagatcccgggagttacggccaatgggtctaccgccgtaacaagatacagGTCTGTGATTTTtgatctcagatcatatccTAATAGCCTCAGGGCCGTTACTTccaggactctacagaagacccaaaagatcataacacatcggtagactagtccctgaaccgtcctgaggctatccggatatgatctaagaTCAAAATCCAGTGACCCCTGCCTTATTTCGGTGGTAGACTCATTGACCGTAACTCCTggaactctacagaagacccagaacatcaccacacatcggtagactagtcccttaatctccctgaggctatctgaatatgatcttaggtcaaaatccaccgacccCTGCCATGCTACGGCGGTCGACCCATTGACCGCaattcccgggactctacagaagacccaaaacatcatcacacatcggtagactagtccctgaaccttcctgaggctatacggatatgatctgaggtcaaaatccaccgacctctgccttgttacggcggtagacccattgaccgtagctcccgggactttacagaagactcagcacattaccagaagtcggtagactagtccctgaaccaccctgaggatatctggatatgatctaaggtcaaaaaccatcgacctctgctttgttacggcggtagacccgtcggtcgtaactcccgggactctatagaagacccagaacatctccacatatcggtagactagtccctgaacctcccagagtctatctggatatgatctaaggtcaaaaaccatcgacctctgccttgttacggcggtagacctatcggacgtacctcctgggactctacagaagacccagaacatcaccacataccggtagactagtccctgacctccctgagtctatctggatatgaactgaggtctaaaactaccgacctctgccgtgttacggcggtagacccatcggacgtacctcccgggactctacagaagacacagaacatcaccacatatcggtagactagtccctaaaactccctgagtctatctggatatgatctgaggtcaaaaaacaccgacctctgccttgttacggcggtagacccttcaggcgtagctctcgggactccacagaagacccagaacatttccacatatcggtagactagtccctgaacctccttgaggctatccggatatgatctgtggtcaaaaaccacagtcaaatcgcctacctcatacttgtacggcgttgaacacataggccttaacttgacgaagtttcggataacctagaacatcgtaaaccatgtaaatttggtgtagctgtatagctgacttcataacgattccaaaacagtataaatttgtatagtttagttgattttttataaaaatatagcccatgtctcccatatagccaaattcccataagccctgtacctcgcatatgcgtgcttcgcataagaaacccccatatgaggtgcatatgcgaggtttaactgtaaatgaaagttgctagtatttaaaattgaggtgaaaagtcatcgtttgtgattggacactcaataatattttaactgaatgaatgtacatggaaaagaaatttgaataaatataaattaaaaaaaaaaaaaattgatgaatacaaaaaagttacaaccaaGAGGCGGATCATAGTAATCATCCCATAAACTTTTCGCTGTCACTGTGGACGCGAAAACTTTTCGCTGTCACAGTTTTTCTCGGgctttaataatttttgatgaaaagttgtgaaagttatgtttttcaaacGAATAGTTTTTgccggaaattttaaaaatctggatgGATCGCAGTAGAGAGCCTAGAGcttaataagctccaggctctctagatCGCAGTGGTGATGGTGCTGGAGAAGGACGGTTCAATCGAGGACGTGGCTCGTTCCGGGTTGGTTGCGGAACTGGTATGGAACGCGGTAGCTGTCGAGTATTCCCCAAAGACCAGGATGGTGCTGAGTTCGACCAAGAAGTGCAAAATTATCGGTCCTCGATCACCGATCCCTGTCAAGTTCAACATCCCGCGAACGGAAGGGAATCGGAGCCGAGGATCATGGATTAGttccaaagccaaagccaaagccaaagctaCAGAAGCATGGAAAAATCATACAAAGCGCATTACGTGTGGATCGGTGGCAAGCGGAAGCAGCCCAAGCGGAAACCGGCCTTTTTGAGCGGGTACCAGCCCCCTGTTTGACGAAGACGATTGATGACAAGCTGGTTTTCATGAATTTGTTGACTGGTGAGCTCGTTCTGTTTATAAGACTACCATTCTGTCATTTATTTTGACATACATTCATTAACAGCACTGACCGGAGTAGCCTACTGTTATTGATCAATgagtaaacaaaatatttaagacCTACTGCGATCGGTTTTCGGCACCACACGAAAGATTTATCTCTTAGGATTCGATCAAGGGCAATTCAGTGAGAAACTCTGGGAGTAACTCGGAGTAACTCTGAGTTTCTCAGCTTCTTCCCGAGTTTTTCAATTCCCACCCTATTGTCGATACCTTGGTATATGCAACCATGACAatgttgtttgtttatgttttttcgcaAATGTGAAATGCCATCCTTCGTACAAGGAAAATTTCAGCACAAATCCGAACCACGCCCGGAACAGCCTGACCAACTGCGGCATCCGGCAACCCGAGTATGGCGACCGAAAGATTCATTACAGTTTCCGGATCTGGAGGAAGGTAGGTTAATCGAAGTGCTTATTTAGTCTAGCTTTCTTAAACCCGCGATCTTCTCCCAGGTGGCCTTGCAACGTACCGTGCAGCGATCGTCCAGAATCAACATCTCAAAATGAACGCGGCCAAGCAGGCGCTCGAAAACTCCAAGGATTTGTTCCCGCAGTTGGATCCGTTGGATCACCCAAAGTGCGTCATTGTGCAGAGATTAAAGCGGCAAAAAGTGAGGACCGATGACCGGTCCGCCACTATCGACGCGATTCTTAGGACCTGGGCACGGACCCGTACCGGAAGCGACGCCGCAAGGTGATGACGGATTCGCCCCAACTGTCCAAACAGTCCCAGGTCAAGAGCTAAAGTGAAAGTGACGACTTGAAGAGGGAGCGAAGGCGACGGCGCGGCAAAAAGAAGGAAACTCCTAAAGAGACAAGAGTTGTTCCGCTGGTTGAGCAGTACGAAGCCCTGTCGGATGAGGCGGATATGGGCGGAGGAACAGCGACTGTGAAGAAGCAACTTTCGGGCAGTTTGGCGTCGCTCGTGAGCGCCGATGAGATTTTTAAGGTTGAAGGATCTTCTTTCTCGTTGGAGCTGGAATCTGGAGAGATTGAgtagtttttctcaaaaaataaagaTTCTGGACAGTTACAAACTAATTAAGAATTTGGAAAACAGTGTATTGTAAACTAGAATAAAAAGCCACTTATCAACAAACGTTTCAACGATTTGCTTTCGGTCTGCGAAATATTGCCGAACCTTCCCGGGCATCCCCCCGCGTCCGCCCGTTCGTTCCCCAAAATGACACAATGAGCGTCGGCGTGGTTCCACTTGATCTTGATGCTTTTTTCAGCCAACTCCTGGTCCAACGGGTCCAATTCCTCAAAGTCGACCTGGTTCTTAACGGGCTTCCCCGTCGACAGCTTCCACGCGTTCCGCTTCCAGCCGGGCAGCCACTTGTTGATGGAATTTACCAAAAATTTGGAATCTGTGTTCACGGTCAGTCTTTTGATGCCCTGCTGCTTGGTCAATCGAATCGCTAGCGCAGCCGCCAGAAACTCTCCACAATTGTTGGTCGCTCGTCCACTGACCGCGTTCAGCGCGTGTCCCTCGCCAAAGTATACCCCCAGCCCGGCACAGGCCGCCGCCGTCCCATTACCCTCCCAGGAACCATCCGTGTAAACGTACACGAAACCATCCTCGTCCTGATGAAagttatacagtatgtaaaaaaagtatttacaccccttgggcactatgtacatattgtgatgaaacatctaaacaatttaatgttgacagaaacctagtactacgttttgttcagaaactcatgccagacattttgctacaaaaagctcatgaaaagatgatttctataaaaagttatataacaaatactattacgaaaataaaaaaggtgcaaaaaaagtttgtacacctttcgaaaaatttacataaataatgttatttgttgacaaatcaccataaatccagtctcccaactcaaaataggcatctttgactgattaaaaaaataatttggattgaatataaagtttactaactacttagtataaaagtttatataactctggaaattctatataaaacttatcttaacttaattttgaaatcttctaattcaactaaatgtcaatatattaccatagaattgctaaataaacattttggagtgagtataacaccgttttgggggtatttgtatcgatagaatagatttttcgttggaatttcgtaccaacccggaattacgtcgtcggaaaatccgccggcatctgaaccggtccacaattcacaagtcaacctatgtggcatcagaaagggcataaaatttccgatcttttgatacccatacatccaggttttctataaaacccacgtttttaaatacctaagcaaaaacgttgttatggtttcgttt
Encoded here:
- the LOC119765628 gene encoding uncharacterized protein LOC119765628, yielding MFFRKCEMPSFVQGKFQHKSEPRPEQPDQLRHPATRVWRPKDSLQFPDLEEGGLATYRAAIVQNQHLKMNAAKQALENSKDLFPQLDPLDHPKCVIVQRLKRQKVRTDDRSATIDAILRTWARTRTGSDAAR
- the LOC6039494 gene encoding LOW QUALITY PROTEIN: ribonuclease H1 (The sequence of the model RefSeq protein was modified relative to this genomic sequence to represent the inferred CDS: deleted 1 base in 1 codon); translated protein: MTELEKYGIYNFHQDEDGFVYVYTDGSWEGNGTAAACAGLGVYFGEGHALNAVSGRATNNCGEFLAAALAIRLTKQQGIKRLTVNTDSKFLVNSINKWLPGWKRNAWKLSTGKPVKNQVDFEELDPLDQELAEKSIKIKWNHADAHCVILGNERADAGDAREGSAIFRRPKANR